A genomic region of Negativicoccus succinicivorans contains the following coding sequences:
- the cobU gene encoding bifunctional adenosylcobinamide kinase/adenosylcobinamide-phosphate guanylyltransferase, protein MGSITMILGGARSGKSAYAETILAKHPAVSKGYIATARVWDEEMALRVRWHRERRPDTWQTFMYDSPKSKSLAEILQVCEVYLFDCVTMYVNNLLMDRLTEEELTPGNNISKERLQIVTEAVEMEIQKLIDTIVSSDKDFIFVSDELGLGIVPDNPLSRVYRDLVGLANQRLAAQAQRVEFVLCGIPKRIK, encoded by the coding sequence GTGGGATCCATCACGATGATATTAGGCGGTGCCCGGAGCGGTAAAAGTGCTTATGCCGAAACAATTTTAGCGAAACATCCGGCAGTGAGCAAAGGTTATATAGCAACCGCCCGCGTTTGGGATGAAGAAATGGCTTTGCGGGTACGTTGGCACCGGGAACGTCGCCCCGATACATGGCAAACGTTTATGTATGATTCCCCTAAGTCAAAATCGTTAGCAGAGATCCTACAAGTTTGCGAAGTCTATCTGTTTGACTGTGTTACAATGTATGTAAATAATTTATTAATGGACCGTTTAACGGAAGAGGAGCTTACTCCCGGCAACAACATTTCAAAAGAACGCTTACAGATCGTCACGGAAGCAGTCGAGATGGAGATTCAAAAACTTATCGACACGATTGTTTCCAGTGACAAAGACTTTATTTTTGTTTCCGATGAATTAGGTCTGGGAATCGTGCCGGATAATCCGTTAAGCAGGGTCTATCGAGATTTAGTCGGTTTGGCCAATCAGCGTTTAGCTGCGCAAGCACAACGGGTTGAATTTGTGCTTTGCGGGATTCCGAAACGGATCAAATAA
- a CDS encoding homoserine dehydrogenase, whose translation MESIYIGILGLGTVGSGVLNTLEKNRTIIEEDLGSPIRIKRALVKNVNGYGHLNIPSDLTITDDINDILDDPDISIVVEVMGGIHPAKEFILEALRRGKSVVSANKDLVSLHGPEIVKTAVENAADFMCEASVGGGIPILLPLQKSLKANQITEIVGIINGTTNYILTEMTEKNMSYRDALTNAQKLGFAEADPTADVGGFDAARKIAILSSIGFRANVTSDDVSVEGIEAIDSKDIQFAKEFGYVIKLLAVARQQPEGIAAAVYPAFVPQDHPLAAVRGAYNAVYIVGNAVDDIMFYGKGAGSYPTASAVLGDVLEIAAHLHHHTTGKNAWLKENNPAQFMDPNFVLSSYYFRLIVDNAPGVLSEISQCFAQDGVSIKTMWQRGNLEETAEIVMVVYPAGDTAIQNVRARLQNLNCVREIANVLRVLGESGNDER comes from the coding sequence ATGGAATCAATATATATTGGTATTTTGGGACTGGGTACAGTAGGATCCGGCGTTTTAAATACCTTAGAAAAAAATCGTACGATCATTGAAGAAGATTTGGGCAGCCCGATTCGAATTAAACGTGCACTTGTCAAAAATGTTAATGGATACGGTCACTTAAATATTCCTTCCGATTTGACCATTACCGATGATATCAATGATATTTTGGACGATCCGGATATTTCTATTGTAGTGGAAGTAATGGGTGGGATTCATCCTGCCAAAGAGTTTATTTTGGAAGCCCTTCGACGCGGTAAAAGTGTAGTTAGTGCCAACAAAGACTTGGTGTCGCTGCACGGCCCTGAAATTGTCAAGACTGCCGTTGAAAACGCTGCGGACTTTATGTGTGAAGCAAGTGTCGGTGGCGGTATTCCGATTTTACTGCCGTTGCAAAAATCTCTGAAAGCAAATCAAATTACAGAAATTGTCGGAATCATCAACGGAACTACGAATTATATTCTTACTGAAATGACCGAAAAGAATATGTCGTACCGGGATGCGTTGACGAATGCGCAAAAGCTGGGGTTTGCCGAAGCGGATCCGACGGCAGATGTCGGCGGGTTTGATGCCGCCCGTAAAATTGCGATTTTAAGTTCCATCGGGTTCCGCGCTAATGTGACCAGCGACGACGTCTCTGTCGAAGGTATTGAAGCAATTGACAGTAAAGATATTCAGTTTGCTAAAGAATTCGGTTATGTCATTAAATTATTAGCTGTCGCTCGTCAACAACCAGAGGGCATTGCGGCGGCAGTATATCCAGCGTTTGTACCGCAAGATCATCCGCTGGCCGCGGTGCGCGGTGCGTATAACGCGGTCTACATTGTAGGCAATGCAGTCGATGACATTATGTTTTACGGCAAAGGCGCCGGTTCGTACCCGACGGCCAGTGCCGTATTGGGAGATGTGTTGGAAATTGCTGCTCATTTGCATCATCATACAACCGGCAAAAATGCGTGGCTGAAAGAGAATAATCCGGCACAGTTTATGGATCCCAACTTTGTACTATCATCGTACTATTTCCGTCTCATTGTTGATAATGCGCCCGGCGTTTTGTCGGAGATTTCGCAATGCTTTGCCCAAGACGGCGTGAGCATTAAAACGATGTGGCAACGAGGAAACTTGGAAGAGACAGCGGAAATTGTTATGGTTGTATATCCGGCAGGGGATACGGCTATTCAAAACGTACGGGCAAGGTTGCAAAATTTGAATTGCGTACGTGAAATTGCCAATGTTTTACGAGTGCTTGGGGAAAGCGGCAATGATGAACGTTAA
- the ndk gene encoding nucleoside-diphosphate kinase, whose protein sequence is MEKTLVLVKPDGVQKKICGEVISRFERKGLSIDAIRMEQISPELAKKHYAVHEGKPFFDGLIQFITSGPLLAMVISGENAIAAVRQINGATNPIEAVPGSIRGDFATSIDENIVHASDAPETAAQEIALWFPEL, encoded by the coding sequence ATGGAAAAAACATTAGTATTAGTAAAACCGGACGGAGTTCAGAAAAAAATCTGCGGCGAAGTGATCTCGCGTTTTGAACGTAAAGGCCTTTCGATCGATGCCATTCGCATGGAACAGATCTCGCCGGAATTAGCGAAAAAACATTATGCGGTACACGAAGGCAAACCGTTTTTTGACGGTTTGATTCAATTCATTACTTCGGGTCCGTTGCTGGCGATGGTAATCAGCGGTGAAAATGCTATTGCAGCCGTTCGCCAAATTAACGGTGCAACGAATCCGATCGAAGCGGTACCTGGCTCGATTCGCGGCGATTTCGCGACTTCGATTGATGAAAACATTGTGCATGCATCGGATGCTCCGGAAACGGCAGCACAGGAAATTGCACTCTGGTTCCCGGAACTGTAA
- a CDS encoding ACT domain-containing protein produces MDNSKDTQFYLVDERILPEAIKKTIQVKNLLSNGEAKTIHQAVQMADLSRSAYYKYKDRVEPFYEAIQGRVFSVSIMISHEAGVLSRVLQLIARENGSIITINQGIPLQDIANVTMSFETRHMKISVEDIIKRIGRIKGVKEITLIGHE; encoded by the coding sequence GTGGATAACTCAAAAGATACCCAGTTTTATTTGGTCGATGAACGTATATTGCCCGAAGCAATCAAAAAAACGATTCAAGTCAAAAACCTTCTCAGTAACGGCGAAGCAAAAACGATTCATCAAGCCGTGCAAATGGCGGATTTAAGTCGCAGCGCTTACTATAAGTATAAAGATCGTGTGGAACCCTTTTACGAGGCAATCCAGGGGCGAGTATTCAGCGTCTCCATTATGATTTCCCATGAGGCAGGGGTATTGTCTCGCGTATTGCAATTAATCGCACGGGAAAACGGAAGCATTATCACCATTAATCAGGGAATTCCACTCCAGGATATCGCCAATGTAACGATGTCATTTGAAACGAGGCATATGAAGATAAGCGTCGAGGATATTATCAAACGTATCGGTCGGATTAAAGGCGTCAAGGAAATAACTTTGATCGGGCACGAATAA
- the thrB gene encoding homoserine kinase: MMNVKIRIPATTANLGCGFDVFGMALDLYNEVAFIPGEETLTGEIHGEGAGTLIFNEQNLFYKSMNFFAAHYGVDLPHGHLVMKHRIPMARGLGSSSAAVVGGVFLANQITGLQRSKEELLPLVVELEGHPDNVTPCLLGGFCSAHHIDADWQISQFSVPSDWRFVVVSPRSEVSTQKAREIMPQTVSLQDAVQTISGAAALIGALVNRRPQLLQAAFADRLHVPYRLTLIPHGKEVLKAALQAGAYASTISGSGSTLLAVSDENHAAAVGKAMQMEFGEEEAAQVHIVTVCADGVALIPLDKET; the protein is encoded by the coding sequence ATGATGAACGTTAAAATTCGCATACCGGCGACGACGGCAAATCTCGGTTGCGGTTTTGATGTGTTCGGAATGGCACTGGACTTATACAATGAAGTTGCATTTATTCCCGGCGAGGAGACTCTTACCGGCGAAATACATGGGGAAGGAGCGGGTACGCTCATATTTAATGAGCAGAATCTTTTCTATAAGAGCATGAACTTTTTCGCCGCTCATTACGGAGTTGATTTACCCCATGGGCATCTGGTGATGAAGCATCGTATTCCCATGGCAAGAGGCTTGGGGAGTTCCTCGGCGGCGGTAGTAGGCGGAGTGTTTTTAGCCAATCAAATTACCGGTCTGCAGCGTTCAAAAGAAGAACTTTTGCCTCTGGTGGTGGAATTGGAAGGCCATCCTGATAATGTTACACCTTGCCTTTTAGGCGGCTTTTGTTCAGCGCATCATATTGATGCCGACTGGCAGATTTCGCAGTTCTCCGTGCCTTCCGACTGGCGTTTTGTAGTCGTATCGCCCCGCTCGGAAGTATCGACGCAAAAGGCTCGGGAGATTATGCCACAGACAGTTTCGTTGCAAGATGCGGTTCAAACCATTTCCGGAGCGGCTGCGTTGATCGGTGCATTGGTGAATCGGCGCCCTCAACTTTTACAAGCGGCATTTGCCGATCGTTTGCACGTACCGTACCGCCTGACGCTCATTCCGCATGGCAAAGAAGTACTGAAAGCTGCTTTGCAGGCAGGCGCGTATGCATCGACTATCAGTGGCTCAGGCAGTACTTTATTGGCGGTTAGCGATGAGAATCATGCCGCTGCCGTGGGAAAAGCTATGCAAATGGAATTTGGTGAAGAGGAAGCGGCGCAGGTGCATATCGTCACAGTTTGCGCCGACGGTGTAGCGTTGATTCCTCTTGACAAAGAGACGTAA
- a CDS encoding cobyric acid synthase yields MAKTIMFQGTSSHVGKSILTTALCRILLQDGYRVTPFKAQNMALNSYVTKAGDEIGRAQVAQAEAAGMDPIVQMNPVLLKPSGNQTSQVVLMGKPVGVYSAREYHEHYSLTAWDKVKESMDYLRNHFDVVVIEGAGSPAEVNLKATDIVNMRVALELDAPVVLVADIDRGGALAAVVGTLELLSSEERAHVKGIVINKFRGDIKLLEPAIDFLEEKTKIPVLGVVPYLQDLGIDNEDSVSLADKKLSAQAKELEIAVLQTPKISNFTDFDVFSHEPDVEVRYVRRGDSIGHPDVIILPGSKNTTEDLLYLQQFGYVDEIRRLAKEGTPVIGICGGYQMLGEEITDPQHVESKYDRIDGIGLLPLSTEMAGTKTTNQVKFSCRDFSFLDLHANWDDLAGYEIHMGKSVFTHHDTAAFHITERSLHEVDIQDGLVTADGNCFGTYIHGIFDNDELRRGILNALRKKKGLAPLPVQFRLQEYKESEYDRLAATVREALNMDLVYELLEFAPTKNPIK; encoded by the coding sequence ATGGCAAAAACAATTATGTTTCAAGGCACCAGCTCGCATGTGGGTAAAAGCATTTTAACGACAGCGTTGTGCCGTATTTTATTGCAAGACGGATATCGTGTGACACCATTTAAAGCACAGAATATGGCCTTGAATTCTTACGTTACGAAAGCCGGCGATGAGATCGGTCGCGCGCAAGTCGCACAAGCGGAAGCGGCAGGGATGGATCCCATCGTGCAAATGAATCCCGTGCTCTTAAAGCCATCCGGAAATCAGACGTCGCAAGTTGTCTTAATGGGGAAACCGGTTGGAGTTTACAGTGCACGTGAATATCATGAACACTACAGTCTGACTGCGTGGGATAAAGTCAAGGAAAGTATGGATTATCTGCGCAACCATTTTGATGTAGTAGTGATTGAAGGCGCGGGCAGTCCCGCCGAAGTGAACCTCAAAGCGACAGATATTGTCAATATGCGTGTAGCGTTGGAATTGGATGCGCCGGTTGTTCTCGTCGCCGATATCGATCGTGGCGGAGCGCTGGCTGCTGTGGTAGGCACTTTGGAATTATTGTCTTCGGAAGAACGTGCCCACGTAAAAGGTATTGTTATTAACAAGTTCCGTGGTGATATTAAGTTATTGGAGCCTGCCATCGATTTTTTGGAAGAGAAAACCAAAATTCCCGTGCTTGGAGTGGTGCCTTACCTGCAAGATTTGGGGATTGATAACGAAGATTCCGTATCCTTGGCAGACAAAAAGCTTTCAGCACAGGCAAAAGAACTTGAAATCGCAGTTTTACAAACACCGAAAATTTCCAATTTTACGGACTTTGACGTATTCAGTCATGAACCCGATGTAGAAGTGCGTTACGTTCGTCGCGGTGACAGTATCGGGCATCCGGATGTGATTATTTTACCGGGCAGCAAAAATACGACAGAAGATCTTTTGTATCTTCAACAGTTTGGTTATGTAGATGAAATTCGTCGTCTTGCTAAAGAAGGTACGCCTGTCATAGGAATTTGTGGCGGCTACCAAATGTTGGGCGAAGAGATTACGGATCCGCAACACGTCGAAAGTAAATACGACCGTATCGACGGAATCGGACTTTTACCACTTTCCACAGAAATGGCAGGAACTAAAACTACCAATCAGGTAAAATTCTCCTGTCGCGACTTTTCTTTTTTGGATCTACATGCGAATTGGGATGACCTTGCGGGCTACGAAATCCACATGGGAAAAAGTGTTTTTACCCATCATGATACGGCTGCTTTTCACATTACTGAACGCAGCCTGCATGAAGTTGATATCCAAGACGGCTTAGTAACCGCAGACGGTAATTGTTTCGGAACTTATATTCACGGTATTTTTGATAATGATGAGTTGCGTCGGGGTATTTTAAACGCATTACGAAAGAAAAAAGGTTTAGCGCCACTTCCGGTTCAATTTCGTTTACAGGAATATAAAGAATCCGAATATGACCGCTTGGCCGCCACAGTTCGCGAAGCATTGAATATGGATTTGGTGTATGAACTGCTGGAATTTGCACCAACGAAAAATCCCATAAAATGA
- the cobS gene encoding adenosylcobinamide-GDP ribazoletransferase, whose protein sequence is MKPFLIGLQFLTRFKIVRQEVWPDDQFGASVAYFPLVGLVIGIFLALLYWLTASWVDSFLMAVLLVLAEMIITGGLHADGFMDTCDGYFSGRSRERMLEIMKDSRVGSEGIVGFVFLVLLKIGLYMNISGPLWPLLIIMPLISRWLMSWTIVRFPYARPQGMGKAFADNAPAYTLQVATAFLLLAIPVAGLKSILPMLFAFGWMQWANIHFVEKLGGVTGDTYGAITETSEIVILLIWLLQERIGVWNLL, encoded by the coding sequence ATGAAACCTTTTTTAATCGGATTACAATTTTTAACACGTTTTAAAATCGTTCGTCAGGAAGTGTGGCCGGATGATCAATTCGGTGCTTCCGTTGCATATTTCCCCTTAGTCGGTTTGGTCATCGGAATTTTTCTTGCGCTGCTGTATTGGCTCACCGCAAGTTGGGTGGATTCGTTTTTGATGGCGGTATTGCTTGTCTTAGCCGAAATGATTATTACCGGCGGCTTGCACGCAGACGGATTTATGGACACATGTGACGGCTACTTTTCAGGTCGCAGCCGGGAACGAATGCTGGAGATAATGAAAGACAGCCGCGTCGGCTCGGAGGGGATTGTCGGCTTTGTTTTCTTAGTATTGTTAAAAATCGGTTTATACATGAACATCTCCGGACCGCTTTGGCCGTTACTCATCATCATGCCGCTGATCAGTCGCTGGCTGATGAGTTGGACAATTGTACGTTTTCCTTACGCACGGCCACAAGGAATGGGGAAGGCGTTTGCGGACAATGCTCCTGCATACACATTACAGGTAGCTACCGCTTTCCTTTTATTGGCCATCCCGGTGGCCGGACTTAAAAGCATTTTACCGATGCTTTTTGCCTTTGGTTGGATGCAATGGGCGAATATTCATTTCGTCGAAAAGTTAGGCGGCGTTACCGGTGATACCTACGGTGCCATTACAGAAACATCTGAAATTGTTATTTTATTGATTTGGTTATTGCAGGAACGGATCGGTGTATGGAATTTGTTGTAA
- the cbiB gene encoding adenosylcobinamide-phosphate synthase CbiB has translation MPFLALIVDTFIGDPRSRFHPVVLIGKAISFWESVFFRPAAGAKKMISDGVFLVIAVLLSVALPVYMILFILAEIHYTAYIIGCIFILYITITPHALARDAKKIYRCLADRNLPEARRQVSWIVGRDTAHLEESEIARATIETVAENIVDGIISPLFYFWLLGPLGAALYRAINTMDSMVGYKNERYLYFGRAAAKLDDVVNWVPARLTAGLLLVSSAVLGFSARQAWLMMRRDAHTHPSPNGGYSEATVAGALGIRLGGYNQYQGKTEFRSYMGDPHEKIQRFHIRKTVQLMYASTFLGTLCITLLLLLGEL, from the coding sequence GTGCCATTTTTGGCGCTGATAGTCGATACTTTCATCGGTGATCCCCGCAGTCGTTTTCATCCGGTTGTTTTGATCGGCAAAGCGATAAGTTTTTGGGAGTCCGTTTTTTTCCGTCCCGCAGCCGGTGCTAAAAAGATGATTTCTGACGGCGTATTTTTGGTTATCGCCGTTTTATTGAGTGTAGCTTTACCGGTGTATATGATTCTGTTCATTTTGGCGGAAATTCATTATACAGCGTATATTATTGGTTGTATTTTCATTCTTTACATCACGATTACACCGCATGCTTTGGCTCGTGATGCAAAAAAAATTTATCGCTGCCTTGCCGATAGAAATCTTCCGGAAGCACGTCGCCAAGTAAGTTGGATAGTGGGCCGTGATACAGCACACCTGGAGGAAAGTGAAATTGCCCGCGCTACGATTGAAACCGTAGCAGAAAATATTGTCGATGGGATCATTTCACCGCTATTCTATTTCTGGTTGCTGGGACCGCTGGGGGCCGCTCTATATCGTGCGATCAATACCATGGATTCGATGGTGGGATATAAGAATGAGCGGTATCTGTATTTCGGTCGCGCAGCGGCAAAGCTGGATGATGTGGTCAACTGGGTGCCGGCTCGTTTGACGGCAGGATTACTGTTGGTGAGCAGTGCCGTACTGGGATTTTCAGCTCGGCAGGCCTGGTTGATGATGCGTCGCGATGCGCATACACATCCCAGTCCGAATGGCGGTTACAGTGAAGCCACTGTTGCGGGCGCACTGGGGATTCGTCTGGGAGGCTATAATCAATACCAGGGGAAAACGGAATTTCGGAGTTACATGGGCGATCCCCATGAGAAAATTCAGCGCTTTCATATTCGTAAGACAGTGCAGTTAATGTACGCCAGTACTTTTCTCGGGACGCTTTGTATCACGTTGCTATTACTGCTGGGTGAATTATGA
- a CDS encoding cob(I)yrinic acid a,c-diamide adenosyltransferase encodes MMAKVYTKTGDKGTTALYTGQRVPKYSTRVETYGIIDEAQAVLGMARAAAQLQEVKDDIYALQKDLWILMADTASLGKDPDITDERVEELEQMIDKYDARLEPLTKFLVPGETVAEAFLNVARTVVRRAERSYWKLHTEEGEDVNEVDIRYLNRLSDVCYILGRAESELK; translated from the coding sequence ATTATGGCTAAGGTATACACAAAAACGGGTGATAAAGGGACGACGGCGTTATATACAGGCCAACGCGTTCCCAAATACAGCACTCGTGTCGAAACGTACGGGATTATCGATGAAGCACAGGCGGTTTTGGGCATGGCTCGCGCAGCGGCCCAACTGCAAGAAGTTAAAGATGATATTTACGCCCTGCAAAAAGATCTGTGGATACTGATGGCAGATACGGCCAGCCTTGGTAAAGATCCGGATATTACCGATGAGCGGGTCGAAGAATTGGAACAAATGATTGACAAGTACGATGCACGTCTGGAGCCTCTTACTAAATTTTTGGTTCCGGGTGAAACCGTGGCTGAAGCATTTCTGAACGTTGCCAGAACAGTAGTGCGTCGTGCGGAGCGCTCTTACTGGAAATTGCATACAGAAGAAGGCGAAGATGTTAACGAAGTCGATATTCGCTATTTAAATCGTCTTTCCGATGTATGCTATATTTTAGGACGTGCAGAGTCAGAATTGAAATAA